One window from the genome of Mycolicibacterium gadium encodes:
- a CDS encoding TetR/AcrR family transcriptional regulator, protein MPQRGSPGKQTTSTTRRPRGEARRLLLDAARDLFARQDYRATTTREIAEAAGVTEYLLFRHFGSKAGLFREALVLPFTNFVDDFGKTWQAVVPEETDEEELSRQFVGRLYDVLVEHKGLLLTLVASDGLSEEEIEGAGITDIRRALTLLGEISGEGMRLRGLHSGHPDLPAHSTVAMIVGMVALRSTFFGNRPPSREAIVDELVQAILHGFLHRP, encoded by the coding sequence GTGCCGCAGCGTGGGTCACCGGGAAAGCAGACCACCTCGACGACGCGCCGCCCGCGCGGAGAGGCACGCAGGCTGCTGCTCGACGCCGCGCGCGATCTGTTCGCACGCCAGGACTACCGCGCCACGACCACGCGTGAGATCGCCGAAGCCGCCGGGGTCACCGAGTACTTGTTGTTCCGCCACTTCGGTTCGAAAGCCGGGTTGTTCCGCGAAGCACTGGTCCTGCCGTTCACGAACTTCGTCGACGACTTCGGCAAGACCTGGCAGGCCGTCGTGCCCGAAGAGACCGACGAAGAGGAATTGTCCCGGCAGTTCGTCGGACGTCTCTACGACGTCCTCGTCGAGCACAAGGGCCTTCTGCTGACCCTCGTCGCCTCCGACGGCCTCAGCGAGGAGGAGATAGAGGGTGCCGGCATCACCGATATCCGCCGAGCGCTGACCCTGCTCGGCGAGATCAGCGGCGAGGGCATGCGCCTGCGCGGACTGCATTCGGGTCACCCTGATCTGCCCGCGCATTCGACGGTCGCGATGATCGTCGGCATGGTCGCGCTACGGTCGACCTTCTTCGGAAACCGCCCGCCGTCTCGTGAGGCGATCGTCGACGAACTCGTCCAGGCGATCCTGCATGGGTTCCTGCATCGCCCGTAG
- a CDS encoding TIGR03621 family F420-dependent LLM class oxidoreductase produces the protein MASILSVVAQGESAPPMRGKPFRFAVQANNAADAREWRQFVCKVEQLGYSTLTLADHYLGPGPAQRAARTPRQDLAPIAAIATAAAHTTTLRVGCRVFCIDYHVPAVLAKEIATLDLLSDGRLELGIGAGWSAIEYEAMGLTFGTPGHRIAKLKEVIELIKAHCAGEELDVTGEHVSVTGYAGTPRPVQRPHPPIMIGGGGKRVLSYAGREADIVSINTVAFTARNDDGLSPDEEAVRRFEYVSAAAGPRVGDLDIESSPFFVSIGDDADETYRHIAEKSQISPDVLRDHPNVLIGAADAVVETLLRRREFHGVNYVTVRQSHAESFAPVVAQLAGS, from the coding sequence ATGGCGAGTATTCTGAGCGTCGTGGCGCAAGGCGAATCTGCTCCTCCCATGCGCGGAAAGCCGTTCCGCTTCGCCGTCCAGGCGAACAATGCAGCCGATGCGCGCGAGTGGCGCCAATTCGTCTGCAAGGTCGAGCAATTGGGCTACTCCACGCTGACGCTCGCCGACCATTACCTTGGACCCGGCCCGGCACAACGTGCCGCGCGGACGCCGCGCCAGGATCTTGCGCCGATCGCCGCGATCGCCACCGCGGCCGCCCACACGACGACGCTGCGCGTCGGCTGCCGTGTCTTCTGCATCGACTACCACGTGCCCGCGGTGCTCGCGAAGGAGATCGCGACGCTCGACCTGCTCTCGGACGGTCGACTCGAACTCGGCATCGGGGCGGGTTGGAGCGCAATCGAATACGAGGCGATGGGGTTGACATTCGGGACCCCTGGGCACCGTATCGCGAAACTCAAAGAGGTCATCGAACTGATCAAGGCGCACTGCGCAGGCGAAGAACTCGACGTCACCGGCGAACACGTCAGCGTCACCGGATATGCGGGTACTCCGCGCCCTGTTCAGCGACCCCACCCGCCGATCATGATCGGCGGTGGCGGCAAGCGGGTGCTGTCCTACGCCGGTCGGGAGGCCGACATCGTCAGCATCAACACGGTGGCGTTCACCGCGCGCAATGACGACGGACTCAGTCCCGACGAGGAAGCCGTGCGCCGCTTCGAATACGTCAGTGCCGCAGCAGGTCCCCGCGTCGGTGACCTCGACATCGAGAGCTCACCCTTCTTCGTCTCGATTGGTGACGACGCCGACGAGACCTACCGGCACATCGCGGAGAAGTCGCAGATATCGCCCGACGTCCTGCGCGACCATCCCAACGTTCTGATCGGCGCCGCCGACGCCGTCGTCGAAACCTTGCTGCGGCGCCGAGAATTCCACGGCGTCAATTACGTCACCGTCCGACAGTCCCAC
- a CDS encoding SDR family NAD(P)-dependent oxidoreductase, with protein sequence MKTALVTGGASGIGRAIADRLRTDGNHVATIDLAPGDTDFGYVADVTDREQVDAALDAIRAALGPITILVNSAGMTSFRRFTNLTSEEWSKVIDVNLNGVFHVTQAVLPDMLDAGWGRIVNISSSSTHSGSPYQSAYVAAKSAVNGLTKTLALEYGPKGITANVVPPGSIDTPMLRDAEEKGLLGGSVEDIAARIPVRRIGTPADIAATCAFLVSEEAGYITGQIVGVNGGRCT encoded by the coding sequence GTGAAGACAGCATTGGTTACGGGCGGGGCATCCGGGATCGGCCGGGCCATCGCCGACCGGCTGCGCACCGACGGCAATCACGTCGCCACCATCGACCTGGCGCCGGGCGACACCGACTTCGGTTATGTCGCCGATGTCACGGATCGCGAACAGGTCGACGCGGCACTCGACGCCATCCGCGCCGCGCTCGGGCCGATCACAATCCTGGTGAATTCCGCGGGAATGACCTCGTTCCGGCGATTCACCAACCTCACCTCCGAGGAGTGGTCGAAGGTCATCGACGTCAACCTCAACGGGGTCTTTCATGTGACCCAGGCGGTGCTGCCGGACATGCTGGACGCCGGCTGGGGCCGAATCGTCAACATCTCCTCATCGAGCACTCACTCCGGATCGCCGTACCAGTCGGCGTATGTGGCGGCAAAGTCCGCCGTCAACGGTCTCACGAAAACCCTTGCGCTGGAATATGGCCCAAAGGGAATCACCGCCAATGTGGTGCCACCGGGGTCGATTGACACCCCGATGCTGCGCGATGCCGAGGAGAAAGGCCTGCTCGGCGGATCAGTCGAGGACATCGCCGCGCGGATCCCGGTGCGGCGAATCGGCACACCAGCGGACATCGCTGCAACCTGCGCATTCCTGGTCTCCGAGGAGGCCGGTTACATCACCGGGCAGATCGTCGGCGTGAACGGTGGGCGCTGCACCTAG
- a CDS encoding spirocyclase AveC family protein: MNTEMTPLLIASNAFGWGSGILFVIAGIYLSVRRGRLHPLLLLCISAISFSWIEAPYDWAMYAQFPPALPRMPSWWPLNMTWGGLPSSVPLGYIGYFCIPAVTGAAIGRRLSARFNWRQPQTLLIVGLVVGFCWALIFNAGLGARLGVFYYAYVIPGLGLFEGTLHQYPIYDAIAMGIQMMVFTYLLGRRDAEGRNVIEMWSDKLSKTRVQSAIVSVIAVIVLGNVLYGAVFAPHLVTKQMGLVTSGPDVQLFPGVPNQPR, encoded by the coding sequence ATGAACACCGAGATGACGCCGCTGCTGATCGCATCCAACGCGTTCGGCTGGGGTAGCGGCATCCTGTTCGTGATCGCCGGCATCTACCTGAGTGTCCGGCGGGGTCGGTTGCACCCACTGCTTCTGCTGTGCATTTCGGCGATCTCGTTCTCGTGGATCGAAGCGCCCTATGACTGGGCGATGTACGCGCAGTTCCCGCCCGCGCTGCCCCGGATGCCCTCGTGGTGGCCTTTGAACATGACCTGGGGTGGGCTGCCGTCCTCGGTGCCGCTGGGGTACATCGGGTATTTCTGCATACCTGCGGTCACGGGCGCGGCGATCGGGCGGCGGCTGTCCGCACGGTTCAACTGGCGGCAGCCGCAGACCTTGTTGATCGTCGGCCTCGTGGTTGGCTTCTGCTGGGCCCTGATCTTCAACGCCGGCCTCGGCGCGCGGCTCGGAGTCTTTTACTACGCCTATGTGATTCCGGGTCTCGGACTGTTCGAGGGCACGCTGCATCAGTACCCGATCTACGACGCCATCGCGATGGGCATCCAGATGATGGTCTTCACGTACCTGCTCGGCCGGCGGGATGCGGAGGGGCGCAATGTCATCGAGATGTGGTCGGACAAGCTGTCGAAGACGCGAGTCCAGTCGGCGATCGTGTCCGTCATTGCCGTCATCGTCCTCGGCAACGTGCTCTACGGCGCCGTTTTCGCGCCCCATCTGGTGACCAAGCAGATGGGTCTGGTGACTTCTGGTCCGGATGTGCAGCTCTTCCCCGGCGTGCCCAACCAACCGAGATAG
- a CDS encoding TetR/AcrR family transcriptional regulator: protein MAIRRGRPTQAETKKLDLAVREAAVATFLEFGYAGASMEAIAKAAGITKRSLYARYADKRAVFADVIPWALARYSDDGSIDEIGEDDLETALLATGRKALTRATHPENVRLKRIAFNEAAQFPEFNVSAESMMWAGRQRAVTELLRRHEELGTIKVEDLELAAETFLAMVEAVPARMADFGVFRSSEQQERHLRYAVRLFLRGVMPR from the coding sequence GTGGCGATTCGGCGTGGACGGCCTACCCAGGCGGAGACGAAAAAGCTCGACCTCGCGGTTCGTGAGGCCGCGGTCGCTACTTTTCTCGAATTCGGTTATGCCGGAGCCAGTATGGAGGCCATCGCCAAGGCCGCAGGCATCACGAAACGCTCCCTGTACGCCCGCTATGCGGACAAGCGGGCGGTGTTCGCTGACGTCATCCCGTGGGCGCTGGCTCGCTACAGCGACGACGGGTCCATCGACGAGATCGGCGAAGACGATTTGGAGACCGCGCTTCTGGCGACCGGACGCAAAGCGCTGACGCGCGCCACACATCCTGAGAACGTGCGACTCAAGCGGATCGCCTTCAACGAGGCCGCACAGTTCCCGGAGTTCAACGTCTCTGCGGAGTCGATGATGTGGGCCGGCCGCCAGCGCGCCGTCACCGAATTGCTGCGCCGCCACGAGGAACTCGGCACCATCAAGGTCGAGGACCTGGAACTGGCGGCCGAGACGTTTCTGGCGATGGTCGAGGCCGTGCCCGCGCGTATGGCCGACTTCGGCGTGTTCCGGTCGTCAGAACAGCAGGAGCGACATCTTCGGTACGCGGTGCGGCTGTTCCTGCGCGGTGTCATGCCCCGCTGA